From Brassica rapa cultivar Chiifu-401-42 chromosome A06, CAAS_Brap_v3.01, whole genome shotgun sequence:
TTTTTATAGAGATAGCAAAAGATGACCCCATTTCATTACCGTTCACGAAAATATATTGCAAGTGTATAAAGTAAATACCATGCATGTTCTTTATAATTTAATCCGTCTATAAACTTCATATGCACctctctaaaaataaaaatgttaaataatatgCACAAAAATAGTATATCTTTTGTtacatttatatgtaaatacataatcaaaattacaaattcatatcaaataaaaactttaaatttcaaaaataaacccgcgcttttaagcgcgggtcaaaatctagtctttgtttaaattttgaacccactaaattttttagaaaagaCTATTATATTTAGAGAATTTGCGGTGCATATACAAGCATAACCCACATATATGCGGTGATGGATTTTCGGAGTTAAAGGCgacgtgtttttttttaatgacaaCACTACCCCTACACACATTAGCTCGATACCTACGAGACGTTTCCATCATTACGCGTGATGCAAGAATAATATTATCACTACAATCGAAACAGTTCGAATTTACTACATACATCTCTCTCCACCACCTTTATTTTCTCCGCAACACAATACAACTCAACTCTTTCATCCAAATTCATCCAAAATCAGAAATATGGTGTCATAAATCTTTCTTTTATCTCGTTCCGGTTTCAGTTTCACACGTCTCGTTGCCGTCTCAGTTCCGGTCACCTGTCTGATGAAGAATCACCAGCGTAATCATCGATTCAATCTCGGCGATAAATCCCTCACAGACGAACCCACAGTTATCAGAGTTTGTTAAATCGAGATCTGTCACATTTATATACGCCGTAAGTacttgtctctttcttttcccCTTTCGATTCACCCAACAGTTTTTAGGGCTCATACATGGTCATGTAATCTTCGTTCAATATCAGATCTCTCTCCGGCACATGCATTGATGGCAAATACGGAGACAATCGAACTACCACCTCGTTTTTTTCCTCTTGGGGAAGAACCGGTTGGATTAAGAGTCACTCCATATCACAAACCAGGAGGCCTCAGACTCATTCTAGACACTCTCGATCCTGAAGAAGTTGATGTTATTAAGCGGTCACCTTTCGGAAAGTTCCTCGAGCTCGCCGACCAGACACCCTACTCCGGCCGTCTAGGACGATACATGCTTTCCAGACAGCTGAAAGTTCGAAAAAAGTACGAGGCATGGTTCCTTTTTGCGGAGAACCCAATAAGATTCTCACTGAGAGAGTTTGCCACTGTAACCGGCCTACCGTGTGGAAAATACCCTAGCCCACCGTCGAAAGCCACGGAGAAACTCATATCTGAACAGCCATACTACAACGTCCTATTTGGCATGCTTAAGGAAGTAACTGTATCATCTGTCATCCGGATGCTCAAGCGTAAGACGGTCACCTCACAAGAGACTAGAATCAAGTACGCCCTTCTCGCAATCCTTGCCTATGTGATTCTTCCAACCACTCACATCGCAAAAATATCAGTTGAGCACGCCGAGAAGATTAAAGACCTTGACGAGTTCTTCGCTTACCCGTGGGGCCGACTGTCCTTTGAGATGTTGATTAGCAGTATAAAGGAAAAAGACGAGCTAAATCTTACGCAAAGCACCATCGCTCTCCCGGGATACGTTCAGTCCCTTCAGATGGTGATGACCAGAGCTGTTCCCGCGCTCACTGAAATTGTCACTCAAGACTCTGCATCGGATGTTGCTGGAGACGCGGACTTTTCTCAAACCCCCCCTAGGAACGGCATCAAGCCAGCACACGCAAGGACGTTGGACACAGCTAAAAATGTATGTTACTCAACCCAACcacacttttttttgttcattaattTCATCCCCTATTATACACACATCACGCTCAATAGCCGTACATCAGCATCAGTTTATAGATATGTTAAACGTAGCACGTGTAGCAGTATAATCTTCGAATTGGCCATACATTATAGAGGAAATTAACCGTTTATACATGCTATTGTAAATAATATCCGGCTAACATATATTCTAGTCACAAATATATCATAGTCACAAATATCCGGCTAACCAATATCTTACTCACTTTTATATACACAAACTCGCATCTAACTTAAACCTTTTTTCCCACACAGGTGAGCGTGACTCATATCATCCCACAAGACACAGACGTGGAGGTTGACGAGGCGGAACTGTGCTTCTCCGACGAGGAAGATGATACAAGAGTAGATTCAATGGTCAGACTAATCAAAGATGGGTCGCGTTTTTCAAACCAATTATTCAAAGGCGGAGCTACCAAGGCCGATATAGAGCTCATGCGCGAGAAGGCAGATGAGGCAGCCGGGGGTAGGAAGAAGCGAAAGAGGAAAATTCCAATGCAAACGCCCAACAACTCCGACGATGTTCATGCTCCTCCAATCGACAAAGGCATATCAAAAGCTGACATTGACAGGGTTGAAGGCAAGGTTGATGACCTTCGTGAATCATTCAATCAATTCCAAGAGATAATCAAGAAGCATATCTCAGACAACTCCGCTCACCTGCTCGTCTGTCAGAACAACTATCAGAAGATACTAGACTCAGTAGGTACTTTTCAGTCTCAGTCAATCCGGCAAACACGCGTTCGAACTCCAACTGACAACCAGACGCTTGATGCCTCAAAGGACCGCCCTACAACGACTCCCATTCAGACCAGCAGAGAAGGCATCGATACTGACATCATAAGATCTGTGATATCCAATGTCCAGAAGACCTACGGGGACAAGGTATACGCGTTGCTTAAATGCCCCCCCATAACTTTTTTGTACGGCTAAGCACTCTCACTGATAACCCTTTTGTTGCAGGGTCCATCTTTACCAGCCTCCACCCCACATACAGACGATGTGAGCGACAGCGGGGACGGGGGCGACCCTATACCTGATGAGAATATTGACAAGGAAAATTACACTCTACCATTACAAACCATCAATGACCAAGACCCACCTGATAATTCACGTGTTGCGACAAGCGTCAAGAAGACGAATGTTGACAGGGTATATCCAAGTCTCAAAGCCATTTATATGTTGTATGGATAGACCGCAACTCACTCACAATTTTTGTCGTTGCAGGGACCACATATGCCAGACGTCGGTGATCTCGTAAATTCTTATATTATCGACAAGGACATTGGCAACAACCAGCAAACTCTGTCAGGCAACGCACACCGTGATTCAAACCTACAAGAAGATCTCTCATCTGTAAGTATTGTTTATCCACCAACCAGTTTATAAACTAGAATTCAGTTCCATACAGTCCACACAAACTAATGAAGTTTTAATGTTCCCATTACAGCCATCCTTTTCTCTGGGCCTGACGCAGGAAGAAGTGCAGCTGGTAGAAGACCAAATTCTAGAGCCGACCGTTAGAGAGGACACGGAAGTAGTCGGCAAGCCACCGAGCAGCCCTCCAGATATCCAAGCCAACGCCCCGGCGCCCACTAGGAAAAGCAATCGCCTCAAGACAGTCTCAAAACTGATTGTAGGTGTATATGAGTGCGACAAAGGCACACTATCTCGTTTCAGCGAAGCATACCCTGGCGCACTGAACAACAATGCGTCCATAGACTATCCTACCAAGTTCAGCAAGCTTTCTGATATCTTGAAGACAACTAAGTAAGCACcatatttttctttatcattTATATACTGACTTCACCACACTTTCCCACCCCACACAACCCAGTTAACCGTATATATAATGGTTAGCTATCAAACACACAAGTTAGGTAATGCTTTAGCCGGCTAACATATCTCCACGCCAATTGTTAGCTGTCCAACcgcacattatatataattcgttAGCCGGCCAACACATTTTTTACTATAATTGTTAGCTGTCTAAACCCTCGTGTTTGGTAACGTGCTAGCCGGCTAACACATTTTACTCTGACTAAAGAGGAATCTTATACATTTGGTCATGTTTTCAGGTCCATTACAGTAGGTGGCATATCTGTATCTGCGAAAGACCTTATTGAAATTGAACAGAGGACCAAATCACTATCGCCCAAGGTATGCGTTCCATCAGTTTGTATATTTTCCATTAAGTAAATGTCGTTT
This genomic window contains:
- the LOC117126060 gene encoding uncharacterized protein LOC117126060, whose product is MANTETIELPPRFFPLGEEPVGLRVTPYHKPGGLRLILDTLDPEEVDVIKRSPFGKFLELADQTPYSGRLGRYMLSRQLKVRKKYEAWFLFAENPIRFSLREFATVTGLPCGKYPSPPSKATEKLISEQPYYNVLFGMLKEVTVSSVIRMLKRKTVTSQETRIKYALLAILAYVILPTTHIAKISVEHAEKIKDLDEFFAYPWGRLSFEMLISSIKEKDELNLTQSTIALPGYVQSLQMVMTRAVPALTEIVTQDSASDVAGDADFSQTPPRNGIKPAHARTLDTAKNVSVTHIIPQDTDVEVDEAELCFSDEEDDTRVDSMVRLIKDGSRFSNQLFKGGATKADIELMREKADEAAGGRKKRKRKIPMQTPNNSDDVHAPPIDKGISKADIDRVEGKVDDLRESFNQFQEIIKKHISDNSAHLLVCQNNYQKILDSVGTFQSQSIRQTRVRTPTDNQTLDASKDRPTTTPIQTSREGIDTDIIRSVISNVQKTYGDKGPSLPASTPHTDDVSDSGDGGDPIPDENIDKENYTLPLQTINDQDPPDNSRVATSVKKTNVDRGPHMPDVGDLVNSYIIDKDIGNNQQTLSGNAHRDSNLQEDLSSPSFSLGLTQEEVQLVEDQILEPTVREDTEVVGKPPSSPPDIQANAPAPTRKSNRLKTVSKLIVGVYECDKGTLSRFSEAYPGALNNNASIDYPTKFSKLSDILKTTKSITVGGISVSAKDLIEIEQRTKSLSPKMFDVLMHHIGIMMMPLSNSSQSYLFLDTKFVSILSKNYPRFKKSSQKEDFVFTPNLVEILDRHESQTGEVERIYFPFNLDQAHWIGLCFDRNTWKLLVLDCNTSYKSDSLTAKELAPTAQMLPYLLTQACRKLEPERLNPLTVERARQIPQNRKHADSGVTAALLMQAHAAGGIEACRHLSTDLVKQEAKRLAVMIFEKNAGPI